In one Drosophila pseudoobscura strain MV-25-SWS-2005 chromosome X, UCI_Dpse_MV25, whole genome shotgun sequence genomic region, the following are encoded:
- the LOC4815099 gene encoding tenascin: MQIMHYYGLMVIFLAGFCLAEEILELSCFTDAQCLQFERGRCLNTTCTCTARDSGQRVDCKPMEQKVTNIIGGHCPCHQDHAECNKKLEQCSCSSGFVPSEDKRRCLAEVVRLDERCEFHRQCQLADKFSSCHPSQNRCLCRSNFESHQGHCLAVLESSCVNDTDCGSCGALLCLPQLKKCGCAVNYVHNRNMTKCITGSDYGDGCDSSTACQLSLGSGGQCQDHRCACRSTHYPRKVANAIPKEENAVDTNQLERIVCEPIVPFGAYCRTNSDCQMHPLMAGESRPLPPTSSMECKWGECRCSAHHSVQDNQCVLESGGSIPTHLWIGLLIPISLILY; encoded by the exons GCATTATTACGGATTAATGGTTATATTTCTGGCTGGCTTCTGCCTGGCCGAGGAGATCCTGGAGCTAAGCTGCTTCACCGATGCCCAGTGCCTCCAGTTTGAGCGCGGACGATGCCTCAATACGACCTGCACCTGTACAGCACGTGACTCGGGACAGCGCGTGGACTGCAAGCCCATGGAACAGAAGGTCACAAATATCATTGGCGGCCACTGTCCCTGCCATCAGGACCATGCCGAGTGCAACAAGAAGTTGGAGCagtgctcctgctcctccggATTCGTTCCGAGCGAGGACAAACGACGCTGTCTCGCGGAGGTGGTGCGACTGGACGAACGCTGCGAATTCCATCGCCAGTGCCAGTTGGCGGACAAATTCAGTTCCTGCCACCCATCGCAAAATCGCTGCCTGTGTCGATCAAACTTTGAGTCCCATCAGGGACACTGTCTGGCCGTCCTGG AGTCCAGCTGCGTGAACGACACCGATTGCGGCAGCTGCGGTGCCTTGCTCTGCCTGCCGCAGCTCAAGAAGTGCGGCTGTGCCGTCAACTATGTCCACAATCGCAACATGACCAAGTGCATCACTGGATCGGACTACGGCGATGGCTGCGACAGCAGCACAGCCTGCCAGCTTAGCCTTGGTTCCGGTGGCCAGTGCCAGGATCATCGCTGCGCCTGTCGCTCCACCCACTATCCCAGAAAGGTCGCCAACGCCATCCCGAAAGAGGAGAATGCAGTGGATACAAACCAGCTGGAGCGGATTGTCTGCGAGCCCATAGTGCCGTTTGGTGCCTACTGTCGCACCAACAGCGACTGCCAAATGCATCCTCTGATGGCAGGTGAATCCCGTCCCCTGCCTCCAACGTCCTCCATGGAGTGCAAGTGGGGCGAGTGCCGCTGCAGTGCCCACCACAGTGTCCAGGACAATCAATGCGTGCTGGAGAGTGGCGGAAGCATCCCAACCCACCTCTGGATTGGACTTTTGATTCCGATTTCATTGATTCTTTATTAG